Proteins co-encoded in one Haloarcula sp. DT43 genomic window:
- a CDS encoding branched-chain amino acid ABC transporter permease, producing the protein MAQILQYLANGLVFSSIIILGSIGLSLVYSIADFANFAHGDTMTLGAYGAFVAFGVFGGLGGTALGLPIGFFLALAVGMALAAVVAVLTHLLVYKPLDTDSIGLLITSIGVAFVYRAVLQAIFGTDFLQYDISRSGPIPVLLETLDVAVTQRDLAIIVSAAVLVVALHLLLQRTTLGRKMRATADNPDLARVSGIRTDRVILVMWVVGSALAAAGGVFLALYSQLDPRIGFNILLVVFAAVILGGIGSVYGAMLGGLLIGMLHELTPLLSDVGLPVSNAYAPAVAFVIMVAVLLVRPRGIAGDAS; encoded by the coding sequence ATGGCGCAGATATTACAGTACCTGGCAAACGGGCTCGTCTTCAGTAGTATCATCATCCTCGGGAGCATCGGGCTCTCGCTGGTCTACAGCATCGCCGACTTCGCGAACTTCGCCCACGGCGATACGATGACCCTGGGCGCGTACGGGGCGTTCGTCGCCTTCGGCGTGTTCGGCGGTCTCGGCGGCACCGCCCTCGGCCTCCCTATCGGGTTCTTCCTGGCTCTGGCGGTCGGGATGGCGCTTGCGGCCGTCGTCGCCGTCCTCACTCACCTCCTCGTGTACAAGCCCCTCGACACCGATTCTATCGGGCTCCTCATCACGAGCATCGGCGTGGCGTTCGTCTACCGCGCGGTGTTACAGGCCATCTTCGGGACGGACTTCCTCCAGTACGACATCTCCCGTAGCGGACCGATTCCGGTGCTGCTCGAGACGCTCGACGTGGCGGTGACACAGCGGGACCTCGCTATCATCGTCAGCGCGGCGGTGCTCGTCGTCGCCCTGCACCTCCTGCTCCAGCGGACGACGCTGGGCCGGAAGATGCGCGCGACGGCCGACAACCCCGACCTCGCACGGGTAAGCGGCATCCGAACCGACCGCGTCATCCTCGTGATGTGGGTCGTCGGCAGCGCCCTGGCCGCCGCCGGCGGCGTCTTCCTCGCGCTGTACAGCCAACTGGACCCCCGCATCGGCTTCAACATCCTGCTGGTCGTGTTCGCCGCGGTCATCCTCGGCGGCATCGGCTCGGTGTACGGGGCGATGCTCGGGGGTCTCCTCATCGGGATGCTCCACGAGCTGACGCCGCTGCTCAGCGACGTCGGCCTCCCTGTCAGCAACGCCTACGCGCCGGCCGTCGCGTTCGTCATCATGGTCGCGGTACTGCTCGTCAGGCCCCGCGGCATCGCGGGTGATGCGTCATGA
- a CDS encoding ABC transporter ATP-binding protein → MSEQSLVSDGPVLGKDDPVLRAEGLEKRFGGLVATDDASIEVERGTITGLIGPNGAGKSTLFNLVSGFYEPDAGSVAVNGVDVTGKKPHEIADQGMIRTFQTPRKPEGMTVREALLVGPHDQTGESIIPLFTDSATVEREERRSLEQAQAMLERFEIGDLATQPATDLSGGQMKLVELARGMMAEPDLLLLDEPVAGVNPVLADKLAGFIEELNEEGITFLIIEHDMNFIMRLADPIVVLNQGSVLVEGPPEAVRSDERVIDAYLGGPSE, encoded by the coding sequence ATGAGTGAGCAGTCGCTCGTCTCCGACGGCCCCGTCCTCGGGAAGGACGACCCGGTGTTGCGCGCGGAGGGACTGGAGAAGCGCTTCGGCGGTCTCGTGGCGACTGACGACGCGTCCATCGAGGTCGAACGCGGCACGATAACGGGCCTCATCGGTCCCAACGGGGCCGGGAAGTCGACGCTGTTCAACCTCGTCTCGGGCTTCTACGAGCCGGACGCCGGTTCCGTCGCGGTCAACGGCGTCGACGTGACCGGCAAGAAGCCCCACGAAATCGCCGACCAGGGAATGATTCGGACGTTCCAGACGCCGCGCAAACCGGAGGGGATGACCGTCCGGGAGGCGCTGCTGGTCGGGCCACACGACCAGACCGGGGAGTCGATTATCCCGCTGTTTACCGACTCCGCGACCGTCGAACGGGAGGAACGGCGCTCGTTGGAGCAGGCCCAGGCGATGCTCGAACGGTTCGAAATCGGCGACCTGGCGACCCAGCCCGCGACGGACCTCTCCGGCGGGCAGATGAAACTGGTCGAACTGGCCCGCGGGATGATGGCCGAGCCCGACCTGCTCCTGCTCGACGAGCCCGTCGCCGGCGTCAACCCCGTGCTGGCCGACAAACTGGCGGGGTTCATCGAGGAACTCAACGAGGAGGGCATCACCTTCCTCATCATCGAACACGACATGAACTTCATCATGCGGCTGGCCGACCCGATTGTCGTCCTCAATCAGGGCAGTGTCCTCGTCGAGGGGCCGCCAGAGGCGGTCCGGAGCGACGAGCGCGTCATCGACGCCTACCTGGGGGGGCCCTCGGAATGA
- a CDS encoding branched-chain amino acid ABC transporter permease, with protein sequence MSTLDVGGYSSREKGVAGLLGALAALLLLAVLTGFLAPAYLLYLVGLSAMYMLLSMGLNVQWGYGGMINFSVAAFFGLGAYGTALLTASGSPIAGGVSPVVALFGGLGLAAVLAVIIGYPTLKLRDDYLAIASLGLAEVVRIFILNESQWTAGSAGLTGIPLFFSDWPVLGDLTYPYVFYVGGTPLFYTTQSVVTSLLNVVLVTVIVAAVYLFLRRIHRSPWGRVLRTIRTDEDLAETLGKNTFAFKMQAFVIGSLIMALAGVFYSHLVLFVSPQDLQPITTFYVWVAVILGGTGSDRGAMLGGFTIVAIQQGTRFLTDTGALPIGAAPLRLMLVGLLIIFIVRLRPEGILPPERELIWPDSLGGGRDE encoded by the coding sequence ATGAGCACGCTCGACGTCGGTGGGTACTCCTCGCGGGAGAAAGGCGTCGCGGGGCTGCTGGGCGCGCTCGCCGCGCTCCTCCTGCTGGCGGTCCTCACCGGCTTCCTCGCCCCGGCGTACCTGCTGTACCTCGTCGGGCTGTCGGCGATGTACATGCTCCTCTCGATGGGGCTGAACGTCCAGTGGGGGTACGGCGGCATGATAAACTTCAGCGTCGCGGCCTTCTTCGGCCTCGGCGCGTACGGGACGGCGCTGCTGACGGCGTCCGGCTCGCCCATCGCCGGCGGCGTCAGCCCCGTCGTCGCGCTGTTTGGCGGCCTCGGCCTCGCCGCGGTGCTTGCGGTCATCATCGGCTACCCGACGCTGAAGCTCCGCGACGACTACCTGGCCATCGCGTCGCTGGGGCTCGCGGAGGTCGTCCGCATCTTCATCCTCAACGAGTCGCAGTGGACGGCGGGCAGCGCCGGCCTGACCGGCATCCCGCTGTTTTTCTCCGACTGGCCCGTCCTCGGCGACCTGACCTATCCGTACGTCTTCTACGTGGGCGGGACCCCGCTGTTTTACACGACGCAGTCGGTCGTCACCAGCCTGCTGAACGTCGTCCTCGTCACGGTCATCGTCGCGGCGGTCTACCTGTTCCTGCGCCGCATCCACCGGTCGCCGTGGGGCCGCGTCCTGCGGACGATTCGGACCGACGAGGACCTCGCGGAGACGCTGGGCAAGAACACGTTCGCGTTCAAGATGCAGGCGTTCGTCATCGGGAGCCTCATCATGGCGCTCGCGGGCGTGTTCTACTCCCACCTCGTGTTGTTCGTCAGCCCGCAGGACCTCCAGCCCATCACGACGTTCTACGTCTGGGTCGCCGTCATCCTCGGGGGCACGGGCAGCGACCGCGGCGCGATGCTGGGCGGGTTCACCATCGTCGCCATCCAGCAGGGGACCCGCTTCCTGACCGACACGGGCGCGCTGCCAATCGGCGCGGCACCGCTCCGGCTCATGCTGGTCGGCCTGCTCATCATCTTCATCGTCAGGCTCCGCCCGGAGGGAATTCTCCCGCCGGAGCGGGAACTCATCTGGCCCGACTCGCTGGGCGGTGGTCGGGATGAGTGA